A genome region from Zestosphaera sp. includes the following:
- a CDS encoding TIM barrel protein — protein MGLGGLFVGPAGIPLSAKGSGVVRGVRVVRELGLSAMEIEFVRGVWLKSEDAPSLKEVASEVGVVLSVHAPYYINLLSKEEKTVRESVERILNSARVGYLAGAWSLVFHPGYYGKLSSETAVSVVRNILKNVVSKLIDEGVKIWVRPETMGGLAEFGSLEEVIAVVEGVEMAHIALDFAHLYARSRGTINKLREFEEILELVEARLGKEALKNMHIHLSGIEYGDRGEKRHLDFKDSRFNWVDAVKALKNYNVEGVIICESPSLESDALLIKQKIEELNTLHT, from the coding sequence TTGGGTCTTGGTGGTTTGTTTGTTGGTCCTGCAGGCATTCCTTTATCTGCTAAGGGTTCCGGGGTAGTGAGGGGTGTTAGAGTGGTTAGGGAGCTTGGCTTAAGTGCTATGGAGATTGAGTTTGTGAGGGGTGTGTGGCTTAAGTCTGAGGACGCTCCCTCTCTTAAGGAGGTAGCTTCTGAGGTGGGTGTTGTTCTCAGTGTTCACGCACCATACTACATCAACTTACTGTCTAAGGAGGAGAAAACAGTTAGAGAGTCTGTCGAGAGGATACTTAACTCAGCTAGAGTTGGGTATCTTGCTGGCGCCTGGTCACTAGTCTTCCACCCCGGCTATTATGGCAAGCTAAGTTCTGAAACAGCAGTGAGTGTCGTGAGGAATATACTCAAGAACGTTGTTTCTAAGCTGATTGACGAGGGAGTCAAGATCTGGGTAAGACCCGAGACAATGGGTGGGTTAGCAGAGTTCGGGTCTCTTGAAGAGGTAATAGCTGTTGTCGAGGGTGTTGAGATGGCGCACATAGCCCTCGACTTCGCACACCTCTACGCAAGGAGTAGAGGAACTATAAACAAACTGAGAGAATTTGAAGAGATTCTTGAATTAGTAGAAGCTAGGTTAGGCAAGGAAGCTTTGAAAAACATGCACATACATCTCTCGGGCATAGAGTACGGTGATAGGGGAGAGAAAAGACACTTAGACTTCAAAGACTCGAGATTTAACTGGGTTGACGCGGTCAAGGCCTTGAAGAACTACAACGTTGAGGGAGTCATAATATGTGAGTCTCCGAGTCTAGAAAGCGACGCCCTCTTAATAAAGCAGAAGATTGAAGAGTTAAACACACTACACACTTAG
- a CDS encoding VTT domain-containing protein: protein MSEIYELNGAVAVIDGILEVLKSLETVFLGPFLISLISNSIPFVSLPYLLVIIGLAFKYTSLYDRVLLVISSALGASIGKILIYFIGKGFSKLLSKSSKKNLELFNKIAKKSLALAIFVFAALPLPDDILYLPLGLSGFSLVVYFFSVFLGKLFLKSIAVFYGSILASLSEELGYHTIPILIAVSLVFSYYIIKIDWSKVVEAHIDRGLKASIKCIMLELSLVSKGIVEDLKKVLTQA from the coding sequence ATGAGTGAGATATATGAGCTAAACGGTGCTGTAGCAGTGATAGATGGAATCCTTGAGGTACTTAAGTCTCTCGAAACAGTCTTTCTAGGTCCGTTCTTAATCAGCTTAATAAGTAACTCTATCCCATTCGTTTCACTCCCTTACTTGCTAGTAATAATAGGGCTTGCATTCAAGTATACAAGCTTATACGATAGAGTCTTACTAGTGATTTCTTCAGCGTTGGGGGCCTCCATAGGTAAGATCCTCATATACTTCATTGGGAAAGGATTTTCTAAACTCTTAAGTAAGAGTAGTAAAAAGAATCTAGAACTCTTCAACAAGATTGCTAAGAAGTCTCTCGCGCTAGCCATATTCGTTTTCGCGGCGCTACCATTGCCTGACGACATACTCTACCTCCCCCTAGGACTCTCAGGCTTTTCTCTGGTGGTGTATTTCTTCTCAGTCTTTCTAGGTAAGTTGTTCTTAAAGAGTATTGCGGTGTTTTACGGGAGTATCCTAGCTTCTCTGAGTGAGGAGCTAGGATACCACACGATACCTATCCTCATAGCAGTCTCTCTAGTATTCTCCTACTATATCATAAAGATCGACTGGTCTAAAGTAGTCGAAGCACATATAGACAGAGGTCTCAAAGCCTCAATTAAGTGTATAATGCTGGAGTTAAGTCTAGTAAGCAAGGGAATCGTAGAGGACCTTAAAAAAGTGCTTACCCAGGCTTAA
- a CDS encoding ZPR1 zinc finger domain-containing protein, whose translation MCGVMELNKVFSSEGKCPVCGSEKLEVSAYVYEVPYFNKIIIEVWKCSNCGYKRSDVSTLEHEGEVKIVFPVREARDLNALVIKSSTASIEIPELGVEIFPGPAAQGYITTVEGLLERILENTPTECFEESNQCNEFVNRIKKAMNGEISFTIILTDPYGRSAIR comes from the coding sequence GTGTGTGGCGTGATGGAACTAAATAAAGTCTTCAGTAGTGAGGGTAAGTGTCCTGTATGTGGTAGCGAAAAATTAGAAGTAAGTGCTTACGTATATGAAGTGCCTTACTTCAACAAAATAATTATTGAGGTGTGGAAATGCAGTAATTGCGGTTATAAGAGGTCTGACGTGAGTACTCTGGAGCACGAAGGTGAGGTCAAGATAGTTTTTCCAGTAAGGGAAGCAAGAGACTTGAACGCGCTCGTTATTAAGTCTTCTACTGCAAGCATAGAAATACCTGAACTAGGAGTCGAGATATTCCCGGGGCCCGCGGCACAAGGCTACATAACTACCGTCGAGGGACTCCTAGAAAGAATACTGGAAAACACTCCAACAGAGTGTTTTGAAGAAAGTAATCAATGCAACGAATTCGTTAATAGAATTAAGAAAGCAATGAACGGCGAAATAAGCTTTACCATAATACTCACAGACCCCTACGGAAGAAGCGCGATAAGATAA
- a CDS encoding RimK family alpha-L-glutamate ligase gives MRVAVIHEAPVPPQSARELLTELLRRGISVLYLRISRLNSEVSRDGTLRISYGSEHVIEIDGGLVRGVGSVASMETLLKRMNTLKQFEMSGVLLVNSTEGFLNARDKYRATQLLASSGIRVPETKITEDVYVLSETVRVWGKTVIKPLIGSMGYGSLLVTDPDIAYIIGKTWLSHSQPLLIQKYTRSRDRDVRVFVVGDEILGAIYRYKPEDTWKTNVAQGARVEKAPVDAELAEISMKATKTLKLDYAGVDVGETEDGYVVYEVNAMPNWQGFYSGTGINPAPKIVDYLLRKLKK, from the coding sequence TTGAGAGTTGCTGTAATTCATGAGGCTCCAGTCCCTCCCCAGTCTGCTAGAGAGTTGCTTACAGAGTTGTTAAGGAGAGGGATTTCCGTCCTATATCTGAGGATCTCAAGACTCAACAGTGAGGTCTCGAGAGACGGTACTCTAAGGATAAGCTACGGTAGTGAACATGTAATCGAGATAGACGGTGGCTTAGTTAGGGGAGTCGGTTCTGTAGCGAGTATGGAGACTCTACTAAAGAGAATGAATACTCTGAAGCAGTTTGAGATGAGTGGCGTGCTTCTAGTTAATAGTACTGAGGGGTTTCTGAACGCTCGCGATAAGTATAGAGCGACTCAATTACTAGCTAGCTCAGGGATAAGAGTTCCTGAGACTAAAATTACTGAAGATGTTTACGTGTTGAGCGAGACTGTCAGAGTTTGGGGTAAGACAGTGATTAAGCCCTTGATAGGCAGCATGGGTTACGGCTCACTACTCGTCACAGACCCTGACATAGCCTACATAATAGGCAAGACTTGGCTTAGTCACAGCCAGCCACTCTTAATACAAAAATACACCAGATCTAGAGACCGAGACGTGAGGGTCTTCGTAGTAGGTGATGAAATTCTGGGGGCGATATACAGGTACAAACCGGAAGACACTTGGAAAACTAACGTGGCTCAGGGTGCGAGAGTTGAGAAAGCACCAGTTGATGCTGAGCTAGCAGAGATATCAATGAAAGCTACCAAGACTCTAAAACTAGATTACGCAGGAGTTGATGTGGGTGAGACAGAGGATGGCTACGTAGTTTACGAAGTCAACGCCATGCCTAACTGGCAGGGCTTTTACTCAGGTACGGGAATTAATCCTGCTCCTAAGATAGTAGATTACTTGCTTAGAAAACTGAAAAAGTAG
- a CDS encoding TrkH family potassium uptake protein, with protein MRLKNVLFALSGLLAIVGFLMTLIPLTDLIVGDELSYSFLILGVALVIIGYMSFKKAQSLTVIESLLVASLAWLIIPALSALILMIEVKIDFIDAFFESMSGFTGTGFTVLNPSTLKKSILMWRALMQWSGELGIVVFAMIVIPYFYETARAVYGLERPIRIGMNMYETAKRLILVYVTLTLVGFVSYVLSGLTPFDALTHIMTTIATGGMSTYSEGYNAIYAGSPNSITPFIVFMILGAFNFVVLYNLVTGNFREVLKSEELRYFIFILIILSVITGATYYVLEERDFLSGFFNQVSGMSTTGFNIGSLKSLRDFTKSLLILGMFFGGMTFSTAGGIKTLRLIMLLKKLNIYTEKIVLPPSVVKRVVIQGQSVSDDEVSISFMLIVLYAVFAFVISSLITLFSSEYLFIDTLFETVSALSCVGLSVEVITPTAPPAAKILLILAMYVGRLEFTPLLVLRSLAARRKY; from the coding sequence ATGCGTTTAAAAAACGTTTTGTTCGCTCTCTCTGGCTTGCTAGCTATAGTGGGTTTCTTAATGACTCTAATACCACTTACTGACTTGATAGTAGGTGATGAGTTAAGCTACTCTTTCCTAATACTTGGTGTTGCTTTAGTGATTATTGGGTACATGTCTTTTAAGAAGGCTCAGAGCTTAACAGTGATTGAGTCTCTCTTAGTAGCTTCACTAGCTTGGTTAATAATACCTGCCTTAAGCGCCTTAATCTTGATGATTGAAGTTAAGATAGACTTTATTGACGCTTTCTTCGAAAGCATGAGTGGTTTTACGGGCACTGGATTCACGGTCTTAAACCCCTCTACACTGAAAAAATCTATCTTGATGTGGAGGGCGCTTATGCAGTGGAGTGGTGAGTTAGGGATAGTGGTGTTTGCCATGATCGTGATACCCTACTTCTACGAGACTGCTAGAGCTGTTTACGGTCTTGAAAGACCGATAAGAATAGGCATGAACATGTATGAGACCGCGAAGAGGCTAATCCTAGTATACGTCACATTAACTCTAGTAGGTTTTGTTTCATACGTTTTGTCAGGACTAACACCTTTCGACGCGTTAACACACATAATGACTACTATAGCTACTGGAGGCATGTCCACGTATAGCGAAGGCTACAACGCAATATACGCGGGCTCCCCAAACTCAATAACCCCATTCATAGTCTTCATGATTCTAGGAGCTTTCAACTTCGTAGTACTCTACAACTTAGTCACGGGTAACTTCAGAGAAGTACTCAAGTCAGAGGAGTTGAGGTACTTCATCTTCATACTAATCATTCTTTCAGTGATTACGGGAGCTACATATTACGTTCTCGAAGAGAGAGACTTCTTGAGTGGGTTCTTTAATCAGGTATCAGGGATGAGCACTACAGGATTTAACATAGGCTCTTTAAAGAGTTTAAGAGACTTTACTAAGTCTTTACTGATACTCGGAATGTTTTTCGGGGGGATGACTTTCTCTACTGCGGGCGGAATAAAAACCCTCAGACTCATAATGCTCCTCAAGAAGCTGAATATCTATACGGAGAAGATAGTTTTACCACCCTCAGTTGTTAAGAGAGTCGTGATACAGGGCCAGAGTGTAAGTGACGACGAAGTATCTATTTCTTTCATGCTGATAGTCCTATACGCAGTATTTGCGTTCGTCATATCATCACTCATAACATTATTCAGTAGCGAGTACCTATTTATTGACACTTTATTTGAGACAGTCTCAGCATTAAGTTGTGTTGGCTTAAGTGTTGAAGTGATTACTCCTACAGCACCGCCAGCAGCTAAGATCTTGTTGATACTAGCTATGTATGTAGGTAGGCTTGAGTTCACACCACTACTTGTATTGAGGAGTCTGGCAGCGCGACGAAAGTATTAA
- a CDS encoding DUF447 family protein: MINKFLRFRYHESIVVTLNEELSPHVAPMGVEYSEPYLILRPYRSSKTYTNLVLRPMLSLNFTHDARYFFKAIFKQEEIDFEFSGLERPPVIRGNFDLYVEGRAKLLDSADDRAVFLVTAEKIYEGLGSKLALSRANNALLEALVYYTKIAALVSKGDKEIPEYLNLLRINLNLVRKLGNLELVEMANTIESKLSELLGGKLR; this comes from the coding sequence TTGATTAACAAGTTCCTTAGGTTTAGATATCACGAATCAATAGTTGTAACTCTAAATGAGGAGTTAAGTCCTCACGTAGCTCCCATGGGTGTGGAGTATAGTGAGCCCTACTTAATACTCAGGCCTTACAGGAGTAGCAAGACTTACACGAACCTAGTTCTAAGACCCATGTTGTCTCTGAATTTCACGCATGACGCGAGATACTTTTTTAAAGCTATCTTCAAGCAAGAAGAAATAGATTTTGAGTTTAGTGGTTTAGAAAGACCACCAGTAATTAGAGGCAATTTTGATTTATACGTAGAGGGGCGGGCTAAACTCTTAGATTCAGCTGATGACAGAGCTGTCTTTCTGGTCACGGCAGAGAAGATCTATGAAGGTCTTGGGTCTAAGCTAGCCTTAAGTAGAGCTAATAACGCTTTACTTGAGGCGTTAGTCTACTACACTAAGATCGCCGCGTTAGTTAGTAAGGGAGATAAAGAGATACCAGAGTATCTAAACTTATTAAGAATAAACCTCAATTTAGTCAGGAAGCTAGGGAATCTCGAACTAGTAGAGATGGCTAACACCATCGAGAGTAAGTTAAGTGAGTTGCTAGGTGGTAAGTTGAGATGA
- a CDS encoding HEPN domain-containing protein, translating to MRGEALRWFNEALWDLDTAKILYRERRFNAAAFYSHQAAEKACKALLYNVNEAPWGHSVRELLARYYSRLGETPPNDLMTYARELDRHYIPSRYPNAHPAGTPHEAYDEETSRRALDAAERVIQFVKNVLRL from the coding sequence ATGAGGGGTGAGGCTTTAAGATGGTTTAATGAGGCTTTGTGGGATCTTGATACAGCCAAAATTCTATATAGGGAGAGGAGATTTAATGCGGCTGCATTCTACTCTCACCAAGCAGCTGAAAAGGCTTGTAAGGCGCTTCTCTACAATGTTAATGAGGCTCCATGGGGGCATAGTGTTAGGGAGCTCCTCGCACGGTACTATAGTAGACTCGGTGAGACTCCCCCAAATGACCTTATGACCTATGCGAGAGAATTGGATAGGCATTATATACCGTCTAGGTATCCAAACGCCCATCCAGCTGGAACGCCTCACGAAGCCTATGACGAAGAGACTTCGAGAAGGGCTCTAGACGCGGCTGAGAGAGTGATTCAATTTGTCAAAAACGTACTTAGACTATGA
- a CDS encoding ABC transporter ATP-binding protein, whose amino-acid sequence MEEVVVLLKDVWKTYDEGNNKVVILKKINASFKRGEIIGIHGPSGSGKTTLLKLIAGLIRPDRGEVIVDGYNLNMLDENGLAMIRNTVVSYIPQDYGVIDEFTVFENVELPMLIAGVSKEERSRRVKEVLDYIGLHNKVNVKTKLLSGGERQRVAIARALVMTPSVLLADEPTANLDWNTALKVIELFKNIREDFKTTIIIVTHDPRLLDLMDRSLTLMDGYLKDTTYKRKEL is encoded by the coding sequence ATGGAAGAAGTCGTTGTTCTCTTGAAAGACGTGTGGAAGACATATGATGAAGGGAATAATAAGGTAGTGATACTCAAGAAAATTAACGCTTCTTTCAAGAGGGGAGAAATAATAGGTATACACGGGCCCAGCGGCTCCGGCAAAACAACTCTACTCAAGCTGATAGCTGGACTCATAAGACCTGACAGAGGAGAAGTAATTGTTGATGGGTATAACCTCAACATGTTAGACGAGAACGGGTTAGCGATGATCAGGAATACTGTGGTTAGCTACATACCTCAAGACTACGGAGTGATTGACGAATTCACAGTCTTCGAGAACGTTGAGTTGCCTATGCTTATTGCTGGAGTAAGTAAAGAAGAAAGAAGTAGGAGAGTTAAAGAAGTCCTAGATTATATAGGACTACACAATAAAGTCAACGTGAAAACTAAGCTCTTGAGTGGCGGTGAGAGGCAGAGAGTAGCTATCGCCAGAGCTCTAGTCATGACCCCCTCAGTACTGCTGGCAGATGAGCCGACAGCTAACCTAGACTGGAATACTGCCCTGAAAGTAATAGAACTATTTAAGAACATAAGAGAAGACTTCAAAACAACTATAATTATAGTCACGCACGACCCAAGACTTCTAGACTTAATGGACAGGTCACTCACGCTAATGGACGGCTACCTGAAAGACACAACATACAAACGTAAAGAACTGTAA
- a CDS encoding 6-hydroxymethylpterin diphosphokinase MptE-like protein: MNSLVWASLHDIIRREFGFSHEEDFTAAEVLNVVLQGFSKTRNEVLRDLRKLIKDSKVLVVGAGPSCKEVHKFMSLYDVVVAADGALRCCRYAGVEPQVVVTDLDGVNLSDLVSFNGFIVVHAHGDNIDKLVSWTPILKEKKVLGTSQVLFSTSNIGFSGGFTDGDRAVYLALENGAAEVGLIGFNFEGVVGRYSKPNLKNETPASPVKKRKLYWCKVLIDLMRLSWGCRIDYVA, encoded by the coding sequence TTGAACAGCCTAGTATGGGCCTCACTACATGACATCATTAGGCGTGAGTTCGGATTTAGTCATGAAGAAGATTTCACCGCAGCCGAGGTCTTGAATGTAGTGCTGCAAGGGTTTAGCAAGACACGGAATGAAGTATTAAGAGATTTAAGGAAGCTCATTAAAGACTCTAAAGTTCTGGTAGTTGGTGCTGGCCCCAGCTGTAAGGAAGTCCATAAGTTTATGAGTCTCTACGACGTGGTAGTAGCTGCTGACGGGGCTTTAAGGTGTTGTCGCTATGCTGGTGTAGAGCCTCAAGTAGTAGTCACAGACCTTGATGGTGTTAACTTAAGTGACTTAGTGTCTTTTAATGGGTTTATCGTAGTGCATGCTCACGGAGATAACATAGATAAATTAGTGTCTTGGACTCCCATACTAAAAGAGAAGAAAGTTCTGGGCACGTCTCAAGTCTTATTCTCGACATCTAACATAGGTTTTTCCGGAGGCTTTACAGACGGGGATAGAGCTGTTTACTTAGCTCTCGAGAATGGAGCAGCTGAAGTAGGGCTCATAGGTTTTAATTTTGAAGGAGTTGTAGGTAGGTACTCCAAGCCAAACTTAAAGAACGAGACTCCGGCGAGTCCGGTAAAGAAGAGAAAACTTTATTGGTGTAAAGTCTTAATTGACTTGATGAGGCTGAGCTGGGGATGCAGGATAGACTACGTAGCGTAA
- a CDS encoding NAD-binding protein yields MRILIIGGGPVTQELLKAFESERELKRNEVIVVEVDAEKAEEISKAFDVIVIKGDARDISLYESQIASLTPLSEFDAVLALTDREEVNVFALTIARHYGSAVRLARVKSVRVGEVVSKLELGVPIIVPTIISGFIKTYLQTLLQPRLVGEVDEYKIYCLTTSGTDKAVNKRIDELQLPEDVKVLFVFDGTRLYVPSKDEVIKEGYLLYILAKTSDINVISEIFKG; encoded by the coding sequence ATGAGGATTTTAATTATTGGTGGCGGTCCAGTAACTCAGGAATTACTTAAAGCTTTCGAGTCTGAGAGAGAGCTTAAGAGAAATGAAGTCATCGTTGTTGAGGTAGACGCTGAGAAAGCAGAAGAGATCAGTAAGGCTTTCGACGTCATAGTCATTAAGGGAGATGCTAGAGACATTTCTCTCTACGAGTCTCAGATCGCGTCTCTAACACCTCTCAGTGAATTCGATGCTGTGTTAGCCTTGACAGACCGTGAAGAAGTCAATGTTTTTGCTTTAACTATAGCTAGGCATTACGGCTCGGCAGTCAGGCTAGCCAGAGTCAAGAGCGTTAGGGTGGGGGAGGTAGTCTCTAAGCTAGAGTTAGGCGTGCCTATCATAGTTCCTACAATCATAAGTGGTTTCATAAAGACTTACTTACAGACCTTACTTCAGCCAAGACTTGTAGGGGAGGTAGATGAGTACAAGATCTACTGCTTAACAACTTCAGGAACAGATAAAGCCGTTAATAAGAGGATAGACGAGCTGCAGTTGCCTGAAGACGTGAAGGTGTTGTTCGTGTTTGACGGGACTAGATTGTATGTGCCGAGCAAAGATGAAGTTATTAAGGAGGGTTACCTACTCTACATACTAGCTAAGACATCAGACATAAACGTAATTTCCGAGATTTTTAAAGGCTAG
- a CDS encoding nucleotidyltransferase domain-containing protein, with protein MSKTYLDYEGLSEVIKRILSSFKAYAVILFGSRARGDYKPWSDYDILIIADFRERYLDRIGNILELVSNININIEPHPYTLNEATEMLKKGNPIIIDALSEGIILYSREEFKELLKLYEELLRKGLKKSETSVIIPPTT; from the coding sequence TTGTCAAAAACGTACTTAGACTATGAAGGGTTATCAGAAGTTATTAAGAGGATTTTAAGCAGTTTTAAAGCATATGCAGTGATACTTTTTGGTTCTCGCGCTAGAGGGGATTATAAGCCGTGGAGCGATTACGATATATTGATAATAGCTGATTTTAGAGAGAGATACCTAGATAGGATAGGAAATATTTTAGAGTTAGTAAGCAACATAAATATAAACATAGAACCCCACCCATACACTCTTAATGAAGCTACTGAAATGCTTAAGAAGGGGAATCCAATAATTATTGATGCGCTTTCGGAAGGTATAATCCTATATAGTAGGGAGGAATTTAAGGAACTTCTCAAACTTTATGAAGAACTTCTGAGAAAAGGACTTAAAAAATCAGAAACCTCGGTGATTATACCACCTACTACCTAA